GCACATTTTGGAGCTTGGATACAACGTTATGTACAATGATGTTGATATGGTCTGGTTGGCTGATCCTTTTCCCTATTTGAAAGGGAAACATGATGTGTACTTCACAGATGATATGACTGCAGTAAGTACACTTGTATTGGTTTTAGCTGTGGACATGTGTTAAATTTTAAACAGATGCTAAACATGTGTTGTCTAAAATTTCATGTTCATCAGTCATCAGATATGTTCAGCAATCTTGATTGTTTGTGCATTCTTTGATGGATGTAATGTTTTAGGTATTGAGTGGATAGCTGGATATGTGGTGATATCTATTACTGCAGAGATACTTGCactttgttatattttgcaaGTAATATCTTTCTTCTATTTTGGTGACCAGGTCAAACCTCTGTACCACTCTCATGATCTGCCGCCTCCAGGGAAGAAAGGGCGCACTTATATATGCAGCTGTATGATTTTTCTACGTCCAACCAGTGGAGCAAAATTAGTTATGAAGAAGTGGATTGAGGAAATGAAAGATCAACCGTGGTCCAGAGCAAAGAAGGCCAATGATCAGCCTGCTTTTAACTGGGCACTAGACAAACTTGCtaacaaggtatgttcacttTAAAAGTTTTTCTCGATAGTCCCCAACAACTGGTACAATAATTTTAGGCCCCATATGTGCGACAAACAGTTGATTATTTCACATTTTCACAAATTCTTTAGATCCTTTGAGTgattatgtttttaattttctgcaGGTGGATCTCTACCTACTGCCGCAGGCAGCATTCCCAACTGGAGGGTTATACTTCAAGAACAAGACTTGGGTGCAGGAAACTAAAGGGATGCATGTTATAATCCACAACAATTATATCTTGGGTtttgagaagaagataaagCGCTTCCATGATTATGGTCTCTGGTTGGTCGATGATCATGCCCTCGAGTCCCCTCTTGGGAGAATATGAGATTGAAAGATGTCATTCATATTTATTAACATAGA
Above is a window of Prunus persica cultivar Lovell chromosome G2, Prunus_persica_NCBIv2, whole genome shotgun sequence DNA encoding:
- the LOC18785287 gene encoding UDP-D-xylose:L-fucose alpha-1,3-D-xylosyltransferase MGP4, whose product is MSSFLYQRPIHNPLSDPYPISPRSSSNSQKSYSIFSPTALLVLLSLMVVMGVFFPWVGMRESLFSVTKPSISKWRDYTLAQAVSFVAQNGTVIVCAVSQPYLPFLNNWLISITRQKHQDKVLVIAEDYATLYKVNERWPGHAVLVPPALDSQTAHKFGSQGFFNFTSRRPRHLLHILELGYNVMYNDVDMVWLADPFPYLKGKHDVYFTDDMTAVKPLYHSHDLPPPGKKGRTYICSCMIFLRPTSGAKLVMKKWIEEMKDQPWSRAKKANDQPAFNWALDKLANKVDLYLLPQAAFPTGGLYFKNKTWVQETKGMHVIIHNNYILGFEKKIKRFHDYGLWLVDDHALESPLGRI